Proteins encoded within one genomic window of Ranitomeya variabilis isolate aRanVar5 chromosome 4, aRanVar5.hap1, whole genome shotgun sequence:
- the LOC143768534 gene encoding uncharacterized protein LOC143768534, whose protein sequence is MDMGSRLRNAKLNLSNARARVSNVSKDKLEVMEVMEVMEDKASSAKLVNRVREDTMEASRDIKEASRDTMEASRDTMEASRDTMEAKDNMADRACPSVMINMVVDINAILTGPGAEEKKNEHLRRISNT, encoded by the exons ATGGACATGGGCAGCAGGCTCAGAAATGCCAAACTCAATCTCAGCAATGCCAGAGCCAGAGTCAGCAATGTCAGCAAGGACAAATTGGAGGTCATGGAGGTCATGGAGGTCATGGAGGACAAAGCCAGCAGTGCCAAGTTGGTCAACAGGGTCAGGGAGGACACCATGGAGGCCAGCAGGGACATCAAGGAGGCCAGCAGGGACACCATGGAGGCCAGCAGGGACACCATGGAGGCCAGCAGGGACACCATGGAGGCCAAGGACAACATGGCCGACAGAGCCTGTCCCAGTGTGATGATCAACATGGTGGTGGACATTAATGCCATTTTAACAG GGCCTGGGGCAGAAGAAAAGAAGAATGAACACCTGAGAAGAATAAGCAATACTTGA